The following coding sequences are from one Betaproteobacteria bacterium window:
- a CDS encoding diguanylate cyclase yields the protein MKIWQRLVLSILLAVIASGSGLIYWASLEQQRIAADQAREFADSIHQMTLAGLTGMMITGTVPLRALFLDQIKAMHQIESLKVIRGDAVVGQFGPGLEGETDADPVERAVLDGREAYYAVESGSDGVERLRAVIPARALENYLGKTCTNCHNVPVGTVLGAVSMEISLASASESTRRFTRHAVLAAAALCFPLGGFIWYFISRLVSRPLARMADGLEDIAAGDIDAAVELPVRREDEVGRAVAAFNRVLGKAAELLREQRLARIVFENSLEGITVTDAHSRIVMVNKAFTDTTGYSAEEALGKTPAMLKSGKQGEAFYRDFWNILRERGEWRGEIWNRRKNGTVYPEWLNVSAVRDHHGRIEHYIAIFSDITERKEHEERITYQAFHDALTGLPNRLLFRDRLDLALAQARRNKARRPALMFLDLDRFKQINDTLGHEAGDTLLKEVANRLRHCVRASDTVARIAGDEFTVLLPEAEEEGEARAVAEKILQAMGEPIVLGSASRVVTTSIGISLFPQDGRDAETLMKHADAAMYAVKGSGRASFCFFNSDLLGRPTRRSAMEERLVNAFEGNEFRVAFQAATLLDQGQPCGLEARLTWAQPDGTLLDCEEFLGAAEDLGLAPALGEWLLENACREALVLGAGTATHLAVGLGAAAFGRADLAERVALILERTGWPARQLEIGFPESVVMRNPEESRAVLTNLAELGVDLALTDYGMCGSSLVLLRDLPLAALRLDAALVGEERRRPGGSSVLAAFLGLARALRLRVVVSPGKAIAPAEVQAPFPSP from the coding sequence ATGAAAATCTGGCAACGCCTGGTCCTGTCGATCCTGCTGGCCGTGATCGCCTCCGGGTCGGGGCTGATCTACTGGGCTTCCCTCGAGCAGCAGCGCATCGCCGCCGACCAGGCGCGGGAATTCGCCGACAGCATCCACCAGATGACCCTCGCCGGGCTGACGGGAATGATGATTACCGGGACTGTCCCCCTGCGTGCGCTCTTTCTCGACCAGATCAAGGCCATGCATCAGATCGAGAGTCTCAAGGTGATCCGGGGGGATGCCGTGGTGGGGCAATTTGGCCCCGGGTTGGAGGGCGAGACCGACGCGGACCCCGTCGAGCGCGCCGTCCTGGACGGCCGGGAGGCCTACTATGCCGTCGAATCCGGCAGTGACGGTGTGGAGCGCCTGCGGGCGGTGATTCCGGCCCGGGCGCTGGAAAACTACCTGGGCAAGACCTGCACCAACTGCCACAACGTTCCCGTGGGGACCGTGCTGGGCGCGGTCAGCATGGAAATATCCCTGGCTTCCGCCAGCGAAAGCACGCGGCGTTTTACCCGCCATGCCGTCCTTGCGGCGGCGGCCCTCTGTTTTCCCCTGGGGGGATTCATCTGGTATTTCATCTCCCGCCTGGTGTCGCGGCCCCTGGCCCGCATGGCGGACGGTCTGGAGGACATCGCGGCGGGAGACATCGACGCGGCGGTCGAACTGCCCGTGCGGCGGGAGGATGAGGTGGGACGGGCGGTAGCCGCCTTCAACCGGGTTCTGGGCAAGGCCGCGGAACTCCTGCGGGAGCAGCGCCTGGCACGCATCGTCTTCGAAAATTCCCTGGAGGGCATTACCGTCACCGATGCCCACTCCCGCATCGTGATGGTGAACAAGGCCTTCACCGACACCACGGGCTATAGCGCCGAAGAGGCTCTGGGCAAGACTCCGGCCATGCTCAAGTCCGGCAAGCAGGGCGAAGCCTTCTATCGCGACTTCTGGAACATCCTGCGGGAACGGGGCGAATGGCGGGGCGAAATCTGGAATCGGCGCAAGAACGGGACCGTGTATCCCGAGTGGCTCAATGTCAGCGCGGTGCGCGACCACCACGGACGCATCGAGCACTACATCGCCATTTTCAGCGACATCACCGAGCGCAAGGAGCACGAGGAACGCATCACCTACCAGGCTTTCCACGACGCCCTCACCGGCCTGCCCAACCGCCTGCTGTTCCGTGACCGGCTCGACCTCGCCCTCGCCCAGGCGCGGCGCAACAAGGCCCGCAGGCCCGCCCTCATGTTCCTCGATCTCGACCGCTTCAAGCAGATCAACGATACCCTGGGACACGAGGCGGGGGATACCCTGCTGAAGGAAGTGGCCAATCGGCTGCGTCACTGTGTGCGTGCCTCGGACACCGTGGCGCGCATTGCCGGGGACGAATTCACCGTCCTGCTTCCCGAGGCGGAGGAGGAGGGCGAGGCCCGGGCGGTGGCCGAGAAAATCCTGCAGGCCATGGGCGAACCCATCGTTCTCGGAAGCGCGAGCCGGGTGGTCACCACCAGCATCGGCATCAGCCTATTCCCGCAGGACGGACGGGACGCCGAAACGCTGATGAAGCACGCCGACGCCGCCATGTATGCCGTCAAGGGCAGCGGGCGGGCGTCCTTCTGCTTTTTCAACAGCGATCTGCTGGGTCGGCCCACGCGGCGCAGCGCCATGGAGGAGCGCCTGGTCAATGCCTTCGAGGGCAACGAGTTCCGGGTCGCCTTCCAGGCAGCCACCCTCCTGGACCAGGGCCAGCCCTGTGGATTGGAAGCCCGCCTCACCTGGGCGCAGCCCGACGGCACCCTGCTCGACTGCGAGGAGTTTCTCGGGGCGGCGGAAGACCTGGGCCTCGCCCCGGCGCTTGGGGAATGGTTGCTGGAAAACGCCTGTCGCGAAGCCTTGGTGCTTGGCGCGGGGACGGCCACGCATCTGGCCGTGGGTCTCGGCGCCGCCGCCTTCGGCCGCGCGGACCTGGCCGAGCGGGTCGCCCTCATCCTGGAGCGCACCGGATGGCCTGCCCGGCAACTGGAAATCGGGTTTCCGGAAAGTGTCGTGATGCGCAACCCGGAAGAAAGCCGCGCCGTCCTGACCAACCTTGCCGAACTCGGCGTGGATCTGGCGCTCACCGACTACGGGATGTGCGGCTCCAGCCTCGTGCTGTTGCGGGATCTTCCCCTGGCTGCCCTGCGCCTGGATGCAGCCCTGGTGGGCGAAGAGCGCCGTCGTCCCGGAGGATCGTCGGTGCTGGCGGCCTTCCTGGGGCTCGCCCGGGCGCTGCGGCTACGGGTCGTCGTCTCCCCGGGCAAGGCCATCGCTCCCGCCGAAGTGCAAGCGCCCTTCCCGAGTCCCTGA
- a CDS encoding CHASE domain-containing protein: MSPDRTRNFVMLAGLVGTALGAGAGFAYLDSQRTLKRAEVRALAYAQAQRLSQRLQESLGPAYMLASLVQQGNGKVDNFEAVAVEIMTQFPMARAVQLAPMGVISQVYPLPGNEKVLGHDLIKDKARNREAHLAISRKQLTLAGPFELMQGGLGAVGRYPVFRRQADGRTEFWGFSIVLIRVPELLSAAGFLHLRTAGMSYSLCRHPLGDEKEACVPFAREGTAVLDDPVTVDVDVPNGKWVLSLAPLQGWLRLQDWLVFGAGALGLGGLLSGLQALLLRRYASP, from the coding sequence ATGTCGCCCGATAGGACCCGAAACTTCGTCATGCTGGCCGGCCTCGTCGGCACCGCCCTGGGGGCGGGCGCCGGATTTGCCTACCTCGATTCCCAGCGGACCCTCAAACGGGCCGAGGTCCGCGCCCTGGCCTACGCGCAAGCCCAGCGCCTGTCGCAGCGCTTGCAGGAAAGCCTGGGGCCGGCCTACATGCTGGCTTCGCTGGTACAGCAGGGGAACGGCAAAGTGGACAACTTCGAGGCCGTCGCCGTCGAGATCATGACCCAGTTTCCCATGGCCAGGGCGGTTCAGCTTGCCCCCATGGGCGTGATCTCCCAGGTCTATCCGCTGCCCGGCAACGAGAAAGTCCTGGGGCACGACCTGATCAAGGACAAGGCCCGCAATCGGGAGGCTCATCTGGCCATTTCCCGCAAGCAGCTCACCCTGGCCGGACCGTTCGAACTCATGCAGGGCGGTCTGGGAGCGGTGGGGCGCTATCCCGTATTCCGCCGTCAGGCGGACGGGCGGACGGAATTCTGGGGGTTCTCCATCGTGCTCATCCGCGTTCCAGAACTGCTTTCCGCCGCCGGCTTCCTGCACCTCAGGACGGCGGGCATGAGCTACAGCCTCTGCCGTCACCCTTTGGGCGACGAGAAGGAGGCCTGCGTGCCCTTCGCGCGGGAGGGCACCGCGGTTCTCGACGATCCGGTGACGGTGGATGTGGATGTGCCCAATGGGAAATGGGTACTGTCCCTGGCGCCGCTGCAAGGGTGGCTGCGCCTCCAGGACTGGCTGGTCTTCGGGGCGGGCGCCCTGGGGCTGGGGGGGCTGCTGTCCGGTCTCCAGGCGCTGTTGCTGCGGCGCTATGCCAGCCCCTGA
- a CDS encoding EAL domain-containing protein, producing the protein MRALDLAKHWRNALQGAGVCEHFLAAAAALVLWLPLAVVLTVSHRQLGESLAAEAVSRADLHGRLMAAAVDRVVASVQLLPLALGGRDAEEVRRLLGRLSRLGNPGSRYELMLPGGEKTVLHSGNPEPASGRNPLPLPSAELNPLGDLAWSLRAGDIMVSQALFQPVPEGNPRFWGYASATLPFADLVRAIQLEPLAAEGLGVSLRHHSAGQEAPVTLYSAPNGETTASAVRSVALPRSGTLQLEIHPRPGPAPILAALGWLAAGLILFPLHGALLVLICRRREQASGGPDPVERQQSLEREIAQRILAERLLERSHQMLDAIFEHLPGMVMVKRADDLRVSRVNRGGEALLQRQRDLIIGRANEELYEPTLAARLTASDHQVMNERTVVELPLTKLSLPGQPDRWVRIRKIALCDRAGLPEYVLEFGEDETERQNLDLRLREHLNFLEQLLEAIPAPLFFKDSRGRYISVNSAFERLMGRSRAELAGKTVFDIAPPSLAFTYHRADIELLQAGGTQMYETAVETADAGTRAVMFHKAVFRSTTGSAGGIVGVVLDISERKEAEGRIRRLNRILTVLSETSQAIVRITDREVLLTTVSDLIREKGEFPAAWVYLCGGGRECRVVTGQPELSDLAREVTRNHGICHCGEKAAEERDAGTWYAASLPRQVPGGLDSYIDLPLRLRGRPVGGIGILGQGLDELPPEERRMLAGLADNVAFALEALEEAEARRAVETRLHLSARVFDTSAEGIVVTDASNHILLVNKAFSAMTGYAPEEVIGRNPRLLNSGRQTQEFYSRMWESLLEHGEWRGEIENRRRSGEIFPEWLTISVVRDAGGAVTNFVAVFSDLTRHKEIEARLDFLAFYDSLTGLPNRSLFADRVQQALARAASGPAHKAVLLLDIDRFKVINDSVGQSAGDRVLLAIAERLQACVPEGSCLARLGGDNFAILLEGVDGPDGAAALARSVQRRLRKPLAAGDTEIHLAVSIGISVSPEDGTTAESLIAAADTALYAASGSGGNGYRFFGQDMNRHASERMRMESRLHTALERHEFRLHYQPLVDAESGRIIGAEALLRWFNEDFGGEVSPAVFVPVLEETGLIVPVGEWVLHTACEENARWRTGLDRDLSVAVNLSVIQLTDEQLPHKIANLLARLGVPPERLEIELTESAVMRDATAGLAALRSLKRLGVRLSVDDFGTGYSSLAYLKQFPLDILKIDRSFVTDAPYLPEAASIVRAIAALGHALQLEIIAEGVEDSEQLEFLRDARIEVLQGYYFSRPLPAEQFRRLVSDLGSFPLPSAPRPPAVITPLHPLKARGPG; encoded by the coding sequence ATGCGCGCGCTCGACTTGGCCAAGCACTGGAGAAACGCCCTGCAAGGGGCTGGGGTATGCGAGCACTTTCTGGCCGCGGCAGCCGCCTTGGTGCTCTGGCTTCCCCTCGCCGTCGTCCTGACCGTCAGCCACCGCCAGTTGGGCGAGAGCCTGGCCGCCGAGGCCGTCTCGAGGGCTGACCTGCACGGGCGCCTGATGGCGGCTGCGGTGGATCGCGTCGTCGCCTCGGTCCAGCTTCTGCCGCTTGCCCTGGGTGGCCGGGACGCGGAAGAAGTGCGGCGCCTGCTGGGACGGCTCTCCAGACTGGGCAATCCGGGCAGCCGTTACGAACTGATGCTTCCCGGGGGCGAGAAAACCGTTCTCCATTCCGGCAATCCGGAACCCGCATCGGGCCGCAATCCCCTGCCCCTGCCCAGCGCCGAGCTGAACCCCCTGGGCGACCTGGCGTGGAGCCTGAGAGCCGGAGACATCATGGTCAGCCAGGCGCTCTTCCAGCCCGTTCCGGAAGGCAACCCCCGCTTCTGGGGCTATGCCAGCGCCACCCTTCCCTTCGCCGATCTCGTCCGGGCGATCCAGCTCGAGCCCCTTGCCGCCGAAGGCCTGGGCGTCTCCCTGCGCCATCACTCCGCCGGGCAGGAAGCCCCGGTCACGCTTTACTCCGCCCCCAACGGCGAGACGACCGCGAGTGCCGTGCGCAGCGTGGCCCTGCCCCGTAGCGGAACGCTGCAACTGGAAATTCACCCACGCCCCGGCCCCGCGCCCATCCTGGCGGCCCTGGGGTGGCTGGCGGCAGGGCTCATTCTCTTCCCTCTGCACGGGGCGCTCCTCGTTCTCATCTGCCGGCGGCGGGAGCAGGCGAGCGGCGGCCCCGACCCCGTCGAGCGCCAGCAGTCCCTGGAGCGCGAGATTGCACAGCGCATCCTTGCCGAGCGCCTCCTGGAGCGCTCGCACCAGATGCTGGACGCCATTTTCGAGCACCTGCCGGGCATGGTGATGGTCAAGCGGGCCGACGACCTCCGGGTGTCCCGCGTCAACCGCGGCGGCGAGGCGCTCCTGCAGCGCCAGCGGGATCTCATCATCGGCCGCGCCAACGAGGAACTGTACGAACCCACTCTGGCCGCCCGGCTGACGGCCAGCGATCACCAGGTGATGAACGAGCGCACCGTGGTCGAACTGCCGCTCACCAAGCTTTCCCTCCCCGGCCAGCCCGATCGCTGGGTGCGCATTCGCAAGATCGCCCTGTGCGACCGTGCCGGCTTGCCCGAGTACGTTCTGGAATTCGGCGAGGATGAAACCGAACGCCAGAATCTCGACCTGCGCCTGCGCGAACACCTCAACTTCCTCGAGCAACTGCTGGAAGCGATACCGGCCCCGCTCTTCTTCAAGGACTCGCGCGGGCGTTACATCAGCGTCAATTCCGCCTTCGAGCGTTTGATGGGGCGCAGCCGGGCCGAGTTGGCGGGCAAGACGGTCTTCGACATCGCGCCCCCCTCCCTCGCCTTCACCTATCACCGGGCCGACATCGAACTCCTGCAGGCCGGCGGAACGCAAATGTACGAAACCGCCGTCGAAACCGCCGATGCAGGCACCCGTGCGGTCATGTTCCACAAGGCGGTCTTCCGCTCCACGACGGGTAGTGCCGGCGGCATCGTCGGCGTTGTCCTCGACATCAGCGAACGCAAGGAAGCGGAAGGCCGCATCCGCCGTCTCAATCGCATCCTCACCGTGCTGAGCGAAACGAGCCAGGCCATCGTGCGCATCACGGACCGGGAGGTGCTGCTGACCACGGTCAGCGATCTGATCCGCGAGAAGGGCGAATTCCCCGCGGCCTGGGTCTATCTGTGTGGAGGAGGCCGCGAATGCCGTGTCGTCACCGGCCAGCCCGAACTGAGCGATCTGGCGCGGGAAGTCACGCGCAATCATGGCATCTGCCACTGCGGGGAAAAGGCCGCAGAAGAACGCGATGCCGGCACCTGGTACGCGGCGAGCCTCCCCCGCCAGGTTCCCGGCGGGCTCGATTCCTATATCGACCTTCCCCTGCGCCTGAGGGGCCGTCCCGTTGGCGGTATCGGCATTCTCGGCCAGGGCCTGGACGAGCTGCCGCCAGAAGAAAGGCGCATGCTCGCCGGGCTCGCCGACAACGTGGCCTTCGCCCTGGAGGCGCTGGAGGAAGCCGAGGCGCGACGGGCAGTGGAAACCCGGCTGCACCTGTCGGCGCGGGTCTTCGACACCAGCGCCGAAGGGATCGTGGTCACCGATGCCAGCAATCACATCCTCCTGGTCAACAAGGCCTTTTCCGCCATGACGGGCTACGCCCCGGAGGAAGTGATCGGGCGCAATCCCCGGCTGCTCAACTCGGGGCGCCAGACACAGGAGTTCTACTCCCGCATGTGGGAATCTCTTCTCGAACATGGGGAATGGCGCGGCGAAATCGAGAATCGCCGACGCAGTGGAGAAATCTTCCCGGAGTGGCTGACCATCAGCGTGGTGCGGGACGCTGGCGGCGCCGTCACCAATTTCGTCGCCGTCTTTTCCGACCTCACCCGCCACAAGGAAATCGAGGCGCGCCTCGACTTCCTGGCCTTTTACGACAGCCTGACCGGACTGCCGAACCGCAGCCTCTTTGCCGATCGCGTGCAGCAGGCCCTGGCCCGCGCCGCCAGCGGGCCCGCCCACAAGGCGGTGCTCCTCCTGGACATCGACCGTTTCAAGGTCATCAACGATTCCGTCGGACAAAGCGCCGGCGACCGGGTGCTTCTGGCCATCGCCGAACGCCTGCAAGCCTGTGTCCCCGAGGGTTCCTGCCTGGCCCGCCTGGGCGGGGACAATTTCGCCATTCTGCTGGAAGGGGTCGACGGGCCCGACGGCGCCGCCGCCCTGGCGCGATCGGTCCAGCGCCGGCTGCGCAAACCCCTCGCCGCCGGGGACACGGAAATCCATCTGGCAGTCAGCATCGGCATCAGCGTTTCCCCGGAAGACGGCACCACGGCAGAAAGCCTCATTGCCGCAGCCGACACCGCCCTCTATGCGGCCAGCGGTTCGGGCGGCAACGGCTACCGCTTCTTCGGCCAGGACATGAACCGCCACGCCTCCGAGCGCATGAGGATGGAAAGCCGCCTGCACACGGCCCTGGAACGGCACGAGTTCCGCCTGCACTACCAGCCGCTGGTGGACGCCGAAAGCGGGCGCATCATCGGCGCCGAAGCGCTGTTGCGCTGGTTCAACGAGGATTTCGGCGGCGAGGTGAGCCCGGCGGTCTTCGTGCCGGTGCTGGAAGAGACCGGCTTGATCGTTCCGGTCGGGGAGTGGGTGCTGCATACCGCCTGTGAAGAAAATGCCCGCTGGCGCACCGGCCTGGACCGCGATCTGTCGGTGGCCGTCAATCTGTCGGTCATTCAATTGACCGACGAGCAACTGCCGCACAAGATCGCCAACCTGCTGGCCCGCCTGGGCGTTCCGCCCGAACGACTGGAAATCGAACTGACCGAAAGCGCCGTCATGCGCGACGCGACGGCCGGACTGGCCGCACTGCGCAGCCTCAAGCGCCTGGGTGTGCGCCTTTCTGTGGACGACTTCGGCACCGGCTATTCCAGCCTGGCCTACCTCAAGCAGTTTCCCCTGGACATTCTCAAGATCGACCGCTCTTTCGTCACCGATGCGCCTTATCTGCCGGAAGCGGCGTCCATCGTGCGCGCCATCGCTGCCCTGGGCCACGCCCTGCAACTGGAGATCATCGCCGAGGGCGTCGAGGACAGCGAGCAACTGGAGTTCCTGCGTGACGCGCGCATCGAGGTGCTGCAGGGTTACTACTTCTCCCGCCCCTTGCCCGCCGAACAGTTTCGCCGCCTGGTGAGCGATCTGGGCAGTTTCCCCTTACCCAGCGCCCCGCGGCCCCCGGCGGTGATCACGCCCCTCCATCCCCTCAAGGCCCGCGGCCCGGGTTGA
- a CDS encoding cytochrome c produces the protein MVALLVVASSLAEAAGDRLEAGRAVYNYRCYFCHGYSGDAKTLAASFLDPRPTAFVAVDPGRLNEGLVLETLRQGRSGTAMKSFSGILDDQEMTAVAAFVVDEFVRRKAANTRYHTAENGWPDHERYRPAFPFARGEIPLSRPWEALSPEEQGGKRLYLASCVTCHDRGAPQADDVVWDARPLSYPRNHFSLAAPPVDAMASASPYALHDRVPKPGRLSGAERRGERLFQANCAFCHGADGTGRNWIGQFLEPHPRNLTDPSFMAGASRRTIAHAIREGLPGTSMPAWKSVLGEAQIADLVAYISRVFHPLPAERR, from the coding sequence CTGGTGGCCCTGCTGGTGGTGGCCTCCTCCCTGGCGGAGGCGGCTGGTGATCGCCTGGAAGCGGGGCGCGCGGTCTATAACTACCGCTGTTACTTCTGCCATGGCTATTCCGGCGACGCCAAGACCCTGGCGGCGAGCTTTCTCGACCCCCGCCCCACCGCCTTCGTGGCCGTCGACCCGGGCCGCCTGAACGAAGGCCTCGTCCTGGAGACCTTGCGCCAGGGCCGCTCGGGGACGGCGATGAAATCCTTCTCCGGCATTCTGGACGACCAGGAGATGACCGCCGTGGCCGCCTTCGTCGTGGACGAATTCGTGCGGCGCAAGGCAGCCAACACCCGCTACCACACGGCGGAGAACGGCTGGCCGGACCACGAGCGCTACCGCCCCGCCTTTCCCTTTGCCCGGGGCGAAATCCCCCTTTCCCGCCCCTGGGAAGCCCTCTCGCCGGAGGAACAGGGGGGCAAGCGCCTCTATCTGGCCAGTTGCGTCACCTGCCACGACCGGGGCGCCCCCCAGGCCGACGACGTCGTCTGGGATGCCCGTCCGCTTTCCTACCCCCGCAACCACTTCTCCCTCGCGGCACCACCGGTCGACGCCATGGCCAGCGCCAGCCCCTACGCGCTGCACGACAGGGTTCCCAAGCCCGGCCGGCTCAGCGGGGCGGAAAGGCGCGGCGAGCGACTCTTCCAGGCCAACTGCGCCTTCTGCCATGGCGCAGACGGCACGGGCAGGAACTGGATCGGCCAGTTTCTCGAACCTCACCCGCGCAACCTGACGGACCCCAGCTTCATGGCCGGCGCCAGCCGCCGCACCATCGCCCACGCCATCCGCGAGGGACTCCCCGGCACCTCGATGCCGGCCTGGAAGTCCGTCCTCGGCGAGGCCCAGATCGCCGATCTGGTGGCCTACATCTCCCGGGTCTTCCACCCCTTGCCCGCTGAAAGGCGATAG
- a CDS encoding c-type cytochrome produces MPFTPFALRPFRRTAHLAALLLLGFSAGTFGAERFPGGGAGRPEVLYHNYCSVCHGDRGDGNSRARNSLVPPPRDFTRASELTRDTMLTIVTHGKPGTAMTSWKTQLNEAEIAAVVDYIRKTFMQVALDARLQRGRSLYAQNCMVCHGDRGQGASGQAGLNPPRDFTTPQARAELTRERMLASVTHGRANTAMAAFAGRLPAADIEAVVDYVRAGLMLPSSSEAISGTNAHAGRARSGPENPMALPFPNGLRGVAGRGEKTYAANCVTCHGAKGDGKGPRAYFINPKPRNFLDPAFRGTFNRPALYTAVADGRLGAEMPAWSKVLNEQEIADVSEYVFLHFLGGRPL; encoded by the coding sequence ATGCCCTTCACCCCTTTTGCGCTTCGGCCATTTCGCCGCACAGCGCATCTCGCGGCCCTGCTCCTGCTCGGCTTCTCGGCCGGCACCTTCGGTGCCGAGCGTTTCCCCGGGGGCGGCGCCGGCCGGCCCGAAGTGCTGTACCACAACTACTGCTCTGTCTGCCACGGCGACCGCGGCGATGGCAACAGCCGCGCCCGCAACAGCCTTGTCCCCCCGCCGCGGGACTTCACCCGGGCTTCCGAACTCACCCGGGACACCATGCTCACCATCGTCACCCACGGCAAACCCGGCACGGCCATGACGAGTTGGAAAACCCAGCTCAACGAGGCCGAGATCGCGGCCGTGGTGGACTACATCCGCAAGACCTTCATGCAGGTCGCCCTCGATGCCCGCCTGCAGCGGGGACGCAGTCTCTACGCCCAGAACTGCATGGTGTGCCACGGTGATCGCGGACAGGGAGCCAGCGGCCAGGCAGGGCTGAACCCTCCGCGGGATTTCACCACGCCGCAGGCTCGCGCCGAACTCACCCGGGAGCGCATGCTGGCGTCGGTCACCCACGGACGGGCCAACACGGCCATGGCGGCGTTTGCCGGCCGGCTGCCCGCCGCCGACATCGAGGCGGTGGTGGATTACGTTCGTGCCGGCCTGATGCTGCCCTCTTCATCCGAAGCCATCTCCGGGACCAACGCCCACGCGGGGCGCGCCCGGTCGGGTCCGGAAAATCCCATGGCCCTGCCCTTCCCCAATGGCCTGCGCGGCGTGGCCGGCCGGGGCGAGAAGACCTACGCCGCCAACTGCGTCACGTGCCATGGCGCCAAGGGGGACGGCAAGGGGCCCCGGGCCTACTTCATCAATCCCAAGCCCCGCAATTTTCTGGATCCCGCCTTCCGCGGCACCTTCAACCGTCCGGCCCTCTACACCGCCGTGGCCGACGGACGCCTGGGCGCCGAAATGCCGGCCTGGAGCAAGGTGCTCAACGAGCAGGAAATCGCCGACGTGAGCGAATACGTCTTCCTGCACTTCCTGGGGGGGCGACCGCTTTGA
- a CDS encoding cytochrome c, giving the protein MINRVLRVFFLVLAPPAAWPFAVAGANPLTGAEVYAQSCAMCHSTGNGGAPRLEELRHSRGGSANGRAELLLAVLRGKGAMPPKGGNASLSTAEASAALNYMLDAPPGRLGVRDR; this is encoded by the coding sequence ATGATCAACAGAGTACTCAGAGTGTTTTTTCTCGTCCTCGCTCCCCCCGCGGCCTGGCCTTTCGCCGTAGCAGGAGCCAATCCCCTGACCGGAGCCGAGGTCTATGCCCAGAGTTGCGCCATGTGCCATTCGACGGGCAACGGGGGGGCGCCGCGGCTGGAGGAGTTGCGCCATTCCCGTGGCGGCAGTGCCAATGGGCGGGCCGAGTTGCTCCTTGCGGTGTTGCGGGGCAAGGGAGCCATGCCTCCGAAAGGGGGAAATGCCTCCCTGAGCACCGCCGAGGCGAGTGCTGCCCTGAATTACATGCTGGACGCCCCCCCGGGCCGGCTTGGCGTCCGGGATCGCTGA
- a CDS encoding cytochrome c3 family protein — MMSLRRISAVVALLGCVLMAAPWGFAADIRGTPHNLTRAREAVNAEEVCVFCHTPQIPVGPSVERSAGVAQPAWQPSLPGNHAFVMYDDIGRLQFGDKVAVGSQSIACLSCHDANQAFSVMAADSDHPFGIPYRGFSRGRERRGEEEGKEDEAPSRAARHLKSLDEFRLPSRGMVDNRSVWWVSSAGPSALRTRGDLPLYARAAPGGEIPYVECSSCHDPHSANRLFLRVSNEGSRLCLTCHDK; from the coding sequence ATGATGAGCTTGCGAAGAATCTCGGCGGTCGTCGCCCTCCTGGGATGTGTGCTCATGGCAGCACCCTGGGGGTTTGCCGCCGACATCAGGGGAACCCCCCACAATCTGACCCGTGCCCGCGAGGCGGTCAATGCCGAAGAGGTCTGCGTCTTCTGCCATACGCCTCAAATCCCCGTGGGGCCTTCGGTGGAGCGTAGCGCGGGGGTGGCCCAGCCGGCCTGGCAGCCTTCCCTGCCCGGCAATCACGCTTTTGTCATGTATGACGACATCGGACGGCTCCAGTTCGGCGACAAGGTCGCAGTGGGTTCCCAATCCATCGCCTGCCTGTCCTGCCACGACGCCAATCAGGCCTTTTCCGTGATGGCGGCAGACTCCGACCACCCTTTCGGTATTCCCTACCGGGGATTTTCCCGCGGGCGGGAACGGCGAGGGGAAGAAGAAGGCAAGGAAGACGAGGCCCCTTCCCGGGCGGCGCGTCACCTCAAGTCCCTGGATGAGTTCCGCCTGCCTAGCCGGGGAATGGTGGATAACCGCAGCGTGTGGTGGGTCTCCTCCGCGGGGCCAAGCGCGCTGCGTACTCGGGGTGACCTGCCGCTCTATGCCCGCGCCGCCCCCGGCGGGGAAATCCCCTACGTGGAGTGCAGCAGTTGCCACGATCCCCACTCGGCAAACCGACTTTTCCTGCGCGTCAGCAACGAGGGGAGCCGTCTCTGCCTCACCTGTCATGACAAATGA